In the genome of Synchiropus splendidus isolate RoL2022-P1 chromosome 2, RoL_Sspl_1.0, whole genome shotgun sequence, the window TTTATTCTGAATCATCCGGGGCCAACATGGATGCTCTCCTGTCACTTCATGCCCTTGGCCTCTCGGACCAGAGACTTCAGAGCGGTCAGCATGGTCTCAGGGGCGTCCGACTCCTCCAGCTTGGCTTTGCGGCAGAAGAAGGGAGGGATAAAAACCCCAGGGTCCACGGTGCCAAGCACCCAGTTGAAGGTGCTGTAACATGAAGACAGTGAGGAGTTAGAAGACAAAGAGGTGGACACATCAGCTCAGTCCTGGTCTCCAGTCcgtcacacagacagacaacttCCTGCATCAAAcctgggctgtgggaggaaagcagagtgtcCTACAGTCAAGACGTCCAAAGATAGAGCCCAATCCAAACATAGGGTTTCCTCCTGGACTTCTAATGTCAACTCATCCACATGAGACCCACCTGAGCATATTCCATCCCTCCTCAGGGGTGTAGATGGAGTAAGTCAGTGGGATGCAGCCAACCTCTGTGAAGACAAATGTGTATCGggctggagagaagaagaagggtgACAGCATTAGTTACAATTCTTTCACTCTCCGACCCGTCTGACGACAGTATTTTACTCTCAAAAGAGACAGAGACTCAACGTTTATTTGACATACTTGAGGTTCTCTGAGCAGCCACCATCTTCCACTGTAGTGAGGTCACTGATCTCTGAATGaggtgaatttattttttaaacacaccgTCCTGTACAGAGATGTGATGCCATCTACTCATCACAAGAAGGTCTGCTGAGCTGCAGTAGAGGCAGGGAACCTCTGAGGTTGTGAATTATTGAACTGcattgctgtctttcttttatacGTCTAATGAATGGGGTTTCATTCCCCTTCACCTCTCAGCCCTGAAGTAGAGATCAGGAGATGGACCTGGCTGTGTTTTCAGTTCCAAGGTACATGTCAGTTGCCTTTAAAGTTCTTATTATGGTCCGTAAATATGCGTCGAGGTCGACTTGAAAGATGAAGACATATTGGCTCTCACCGTTGCCTGGCAGCGTGCCAAACCAGTTGTTGACCAGCACTCCCATGccgaagctggaggaggagcccaTGACCACCTGAGCCAACAGCTGAGCGTCCTCAGGGACACGCATGGGTTGGAAGGTTGCATTCAGCGGCTTCATCCTGCAGGAGAACGTCCTCCAGTTGATTTCATACATGATTTTCTGAAATGGAACCATTCCACAATGTAACAGGGGACTCAGACTCGGACTTGGGAGGCGTGTCTCACCTTGCCAAAGAGCAGCACACGGTCAATGGGCGAGGTTACATTTCCTGTCAGGCTCATCATTGTCATATGCACCCTCTGACTGAAAGCATCGTAGGACATGGTTCCCGTCGACCCCATGAGTCCATCATCAGACATCTGAAGAGAGGCAGATGTTTATTTCAAGCCCACGTCAAACAACTTGGTCTGAGGGACCAAAAAGTGGCAGAGAGAAGTCCATTGCCAGTCGTCTTCAGAAGGTCTCTGATCATGCAACTCTCAGTCATTCCTCCTCGCTATTGTTCATCTTCTCTGGCAAATTTCCACCACACCATCTTGTACCTCAACTCTCAGCTTTGCCGGGAAGAGAACGCGGGCATCTTCACTtgctcctctctgtcttcacaGACCTGTGGCAGAATGTAGCCCTGGTATCACCATGGATGGTGAGGTTCCTTGAGAACCTTGAgtctcctcacttcctgctgagagCTCACCGGGATGGGCCGTGGTCTTGTGTTGCTTTCCAAGTGGGCAACTCTCTCCTCTTGTTGACTTTTCACTTCACTGTCACCATCTTGGACTCCACTATCATACCTTCTCTGTTCTCCATGATGAGCCTGCTTATGTCTGACTCCTCCGGACTCCCCATGATCTCATCTGACAGGCCTCCCTCCAGTCCTGGTCAGTCTCCACCACTTGTGGAGTCGTTGCACTTGGTGTCTTCTCCTTTGACATGCCCACGATGACCCacagttttctctgttgttTCCCCTCCCAGAGTCTTCAGCAGCCTCTTCTTTACTTAACTGAACCTTTCTTTTTAGTGATATACCGTCGTGGTAGTTCAGGAGGTGAAAGATGTCATGAGTGACCGGGTCAAGAATGGAAGTCTGGAGATCAGAAATATCAGAGTGTAGTTTGAGTTCAGGCAGACTCACCGTCGTGAAGCCTCCATGCAGCAGAGGGGGAGACACTGTGGACAAGAAGAAGTCAGAGTCAGCTTGTGGTTGAATCATATGTCTGTTGTTCTCACGTGTTCATAAGGAATCCAGCTTTAGATCAAAATATTCTGAgacaaaaatggaataaaaaagcCTAATCTTAATCGTATTAATGGAAAATACTCAGATTAACTTCTGATATAACAAGAGAcaaactgaatttttttttttttcctgaaacattgttttaaataagacagaaatatatattttactgaCAAGCAAgtatttaaatacatattttgaatCCAAAAGTTGCActattttcaaatattaaatgtaactGTCGAACAAATATGccagacaaaagaaaataagagaTAATGAATCGTTAAAAACAAGTGGCAGAAATAGAATtgtaaaatgattttatatatatatgacatataTTTTAAATCTGCAAATGTTAAGAATGCACAGTAAAATGGCAACCGGAATAACAGAAAACATAATGAGCAAATTAATATTTTAGCGTCACTGAGGCGACTCACCACAGGGTTTGGGGGCCTGAGCAGCACAGACGGCCACCAACAGGGCCAGCAAAGACAACACGCCGGTGGTCTTCATCCTGAGGCGCTGGGAGAGGAGTCTGGTCTGGTGCGCTGAGACGCTGCAGCTGATATAGCTGGCTACACATGGAGCTTTCTCACAGCTGATCCAATATTGAATGTAACCAAGACAGATAAGAGCGTTGCACTGTGGCATGGAGCTACAAACAATTTCAGTTCCTGTCACACACTTCAATGTTGTTCAGATGATGTCAACTTTGTGGGGGCTATCCAATAGACCCCGCTGTGGCGGAGGAGCTGAAAAGGGCTGAGAACGCATGCAGTTAATTCTCAAAATGGTTGTTATAACTTAAGGTTTATACAGTGCATGAGCGACTACAAATATTGTCCCATACTTCACTCATCCTCACTGTAATGGTGAGCTTTGGTGCTGTTTGCAAAAAGATAAGAGTGACTTGGGAAAATGATCAGCTGGACTTCCTGACACCTTTTAGATACTTCACCAACAGAGGCGACGCAACTACAGAGggcaggaaaccagagtgcctggaggaaacaGCACATGGGCGAGATCCCAAGAGCAGGCAGTCTTCAATTTACAATtgaaagcgccacctactgagctctgaaaatgaggaccaaGTCACTCAATATTCTCTGAtgctacttaaaaaaaacaggccACACTTGTCTGATAAGATGAACATATTTATTCTCACTCATCCATTTCTGTTCACTTCATCTTGGCATTTACAAATAAAATTCAAGTAGTTCATCAATAAAAAGGAATCCCTCAACTATTCGGTGAGAACAAAAGCTTAAGTTAAATGCTGAGCACAGTAGTTCGCacggatgaaaaatgaaaacagctgAGCAAGTGGTCCGATCAAATTGTGCACCTcatttatgaatatatatattcgaAGCACATCAGCAGCTAAACACATGGCGTGTGCACGTGATTTTGCGTGGGTTCGAGCACAGCGTGTCCGTATTGATGTTCAGAATTCATCCAGATTTCTGTGAGCAACTAAGAGAAGCTTGAACTTCTGGTGACAGTGCAGATTCCTCCACTGCAGCGTTCCTCAATCGACATATGAAGTTTTTTGTTTAAAGCACATGACAGATAAaagtgcataaataaataaaacattcaaaccTCCTGTTTAAATTGACCGCATTTGTACACACTGGACTCCCAAGTTAGTCTCCGCGGAGCATGtatcataaatattaaataaaacttCCTATGTTATCAGTGCATCCATTCACACCTCACTCACACTTGCTAGTCCAGCCTCTTTTCTATCCCACGTCTCATCCATCCTCAACCTCAGGCGACCGGTCGCCAGCGTTGCAACACTACAACCATTTCTTTTCTCAGATCCATTTTCCTCACATGCCCAGATCTAGTCTATTTCAAAACAGACTTCTTCTTTTAAACCAGACGCCTTGTTTTTGCACCCATCTCAATCTAAACTAGATGAAGGTCAACAACCCCAAAACAATTGTGTCAGGCCATTTCCCCCCCGTCCTCCCAACCATCTTCTTTCCTGGTGAACTGGCCACAAAATGATGTACGTCAGGTCCATCATTGATGATGTCCTGAATCCACTCAGTATATACTGGCAACAGCACTGCGTCCTGCAGGTGGACACCTCAGATTCAAACCTCTGCAATACTGACTGGTGATTTACATGGGATTAAAAGCAACACGTCTGTTTACCCGTGTTAATGGAAACTCAAGCGCAtcacctgcaaaaaaaaaactaaaacaccTCAACTCAGTCTAGTctggtttcttcttcttcaatcaTTCATTCCAAAACTTTCCTTTCATAGTTCTGCTTCACTTTCTCAACCTTCACCCAGGCAAAAAGGcacgacacaaacacactggctCATCCCTGCACACGTGGCGTCTAAGACTCAGTACAGCTGCCTTCTACTGCTCTCCAGAAATGCTTGTTCCGGCCCCCTTTTTCTACCCAAAACGATCCCGCATCAGTTGTGAGACCGGTGACACTCCTCCCTGATGGTGTCACACTTAGGTGAGAGAGgattgtggtggtggtggaggtggagggtgTTTTGACTTCATCTCAGTTTTCACTCAGCAGTCGGAGACTTCAGACGTGTCGCTGGTGAGAATCCTCCGCCGCCGCACGCCTCTAGCATCAGTCTGGCAAGAGAGTTGTGCTGGgtaaaaaatgtcttcatttaaCAAGAACAACCATAAACAGACACtgtgatcacacacacaaacttgaaCCGCTATATTTGCAGAGACATTTTATTGactttcatattttcatcagcCTTGCGCACActcaaatgttctgtttttaatgcAGTACACGCACACCTTGGGCATAGTtctcaatacaatacaatacacagAGAGGGTTAAAAAcgtttgcatcagtttgaatgGAGTAAGAACTTACATCGACAGACTCTCCATTTGGGCCCCAATCCACAGGATCATcgacctcctcctccacctcctctccttcctcgccttcctcctctctcaccgTGTCCATGCCGTCTTCCTCATACTCCGTCTGATAGTCGGACTCCTCCGCTGAAGGGGAGCAATTGGAAAAATTCATGAGCTAACATGGAACAGGGCAGAGGATTTGCTATAGTGTTGACAAACATCATGAGAACAAGGGAGCAAGCGATCACCTTCAGCGGAGACGTAACTTTGCACCGGCTCTATCCGGGACACGATCTCGGCGAGGTCAGTGAAGTCGGCTGCGGGACAAGTGcaggtctgagagagagagggagagagtgggaGTCATAGCCGGGCCTTGTTATTGGTGGGGATAACTGTTTAGACAGCGTGTCCGCCCTCTCACATCAGTCCTCTTGCTGTCATTGTAGTCGGCACAACGGTGGTCCTTCAGTATGTTTGAGATGATGTCACCCTGAGCCCACGCAGTGAACAGCAGCTTGCCGTGCTCGAAGCCCACGTCCTGGTGTgggaccaaaacaaacaaccacTTCATCATGCTGAAACATGGCGGTTCACATCAATTCGTAGTTAATTCGGGAACGGGTATCATGCAGAAACACCGTCGAGGAGCTCACATGAATCTCATCAAATTTGCCGAAGTCCATGGTCTTGAAGCAGTCGATGGGGGGTCTGATGTACTCGCAGTAAGCGCTCTTCTTCACCATCTCCAGCTGCCGAACGCACGACACGTAAGCCAGCCGCGACTGGATCTCTGCCATGTCTGGCACCTGCACCGGAACAACCATCACAACCGGGACTCGCACTTCATTGGCAGATCGACATTTCAACACATGCTTCGCAaggctcactttcactttttctgCCCAGGGATTGAGCCGTTTCCACAGCAACCACCAGCCAGAGAGACTGTCGCCGTAGTTGCAGAGGTCCGTCTCGTCCTGACTCCCCACATCGATGGCGATCACGGTCTTGGCCCCCATGTTTCTGGCAATATCAGCTGCGAGGGCCAGTTATTCACAGTCATACAAATGAGCACGACAAAGGGAAGGAAGGATAACCATCCTGAAGCCTGCACAGACCCACACCAGACGCCTGTCTGACGCAGCCACTTCACTGATCCTGGAAGGTAGGCGGGTCATCACAGTTGTCTTGGGTGTCGGGTCTGTGGAGACTTTGCAGCAACCGAACCATTGATCTACTTGAGTGACATACTTTGACAATTTGGGTTTTCTTTGCCGGCCTGGTCTTCTGAGGACAAAACCTGTGGTGTCAACGTTCACCCGGGATGGTGCCAGGACCAGCTATGACATGTAACATCTCACCTTCCCATCCAACTCATCTTACTTCAGCCCTCTGCTCTTGCTTATGACTAACAATTTCTACAATGACTGATCCAATCTACATATATCTTTTTTCCACAGAAAGTTCCTGGACATTCCCTCTTGACCAGCTACATGCGGCAGCCTTCACCTCACACTGGCCAGACGCCTCCTTCCACTTCTTGTCCGCTCATGGACACGATGGCTTTTTTGAGTCGCAAACTTCAAGGTGACACCAGTGCGTTTCTTCCTTCTCCTCACAATCATTTGCTTTGCAGGTGACGCCCTTGTTATTGAAATGTAACTTAGCTCACCCTGTTTTTTATCAACTAATCTCCAATGCAAtcattactattgttattacaCTGCTATTACAGTTACTGCTTAACTGCTTAagccagaggtgggcagttaaatttgctgaagggccacattataaactgtgactgttgtgaggggccatcaagcGTAAGTAAAGGTGCCAATGACTGCGGAATGTGACAGGAAAAAATCTTAAATTTTGGGTCCCCAAAGGTTCAATGAAAGCAAGGATATttagaagtgtaaatatgacttGAACCTTAGCTGAAATCATTATCAATCATCAAAGAtgaaaggcaatttatttc includes:
- the LOC128754679 gene encoding ependymin-like gives rise to the protein MKTTGVLSLLALLVAVCAAQAPKPCVSPPLLHGGFTTMSDDGLMGSTGTMSYDAFSQRVHMTMMSLTGNVTSPIDRVLLFGKKIMYEINWRTFSCRMKPLNATFQPMRVPEDAQLLAQVVMGSSSSFGMGVLVNNWFGTLPGNARYTFVFTEVGCIPLTYSIYTPEEGWNMLSTFNWVLGTVDPGVFIPPFFCRKAKLEESDAPETMLTALKSLVREAKGMK